Below is a genomic region from Magnetococcales bacterium.
CCCTTCCCGTTCTGGTCAGCGCTTTACCCCATCAACCTGCCCTGGCCGTTCCTGCAAAACTGGCCTCCGGCATGGCCGCCATCGATTCACATGTGCCGCCGCAGGCCTGGATCTGGTCGTTGTGGGACGCGGGACACCCCTTGCGCTACTGGTCGCAGCGACCGGTGGTGTTTGACGGGCATGTCGATGTCGCGGAGGCCGGGGAAAGGTTGGTCTATAATACTCTCCCCCTGGCCACAGCGGATGCCGTTTTTGCCGCCCGCTTCATGCGTTTTTACAGTGCCACGGGTCTTCCCGGCATGCGTCGTTACCAGCAAGAGGCCGGTGGCGATGGGGAGTTGGCCATCAAACAGGTACGTGCTCGACTCACCCATACCCCGCCACCCAGCGCCTCCCCGGAGGCCATCCTCGCCCCTCCCGTCTACCTTTTCCTGTCCCGGGACATGCTCGACAAGGCTCCCTGGTGGTACCCCTTTGCCACCTGGAATTTTGCCCAGCGCCGGGGGAATAAACCCTTCATTGTCCGGCTGACAGGCTTCAGCCAGGCGGACCACATCGTCCATTTTGCCACAGCCGAACCAACCCGGTCCTTGCCCAAAGGCCCCTTGCGAGTCGATCTCGACAAGGGCCTCTTCCTGGCTGGCGACCAGGTATCCCCTCTGGTACAAGCAGGTTTGTTCGATGCCAGCGGGCAACCACGTCGCCATGATTTCAACCATCCGCATGGTTTGACCCTTCTGCTGGATATCCCACACGCCGTGGGATACCTCATGGATCAGGGTTTGGCCCATTCCGTGTTGGTCCGTCTATGGTTTTTTCAGGATCCCCCCCCGGGAACCTTCCGTCTGGTACACCACTCCGGCCTGGACTACCAGATCTGGGAGGTCGTCGGCGATAAAAAGAATCCCTGACGATTAATAAACTGGGATGGAGGTCCAGGAGGAAGGGCTGCGACCTTCCTCCTGGTGGGATTCTGGGCGAAGCCCTGACAAAGGCTTTCATATCCAAGCTTTTTTTAAACAAGAAAGGTCAAGAGTGATTTACCATTGCCCGCTTTCTCCTTATGATCGGAAATCCCTATACCCTTCCGATGGTCCATGCGCCAAGAGAGCACAATCTCTTTCCTGCAATCCGGGAACAACTCAATTTTTGGAGAAAAATACATGGCCGGTCCCAAGATGGTCAAACTCCCCGCTGGTGAACATTGGCTTTGCACTTGTGGCAAAAGCGCCTCGGGCCACCTGTGTGACGGCGCGCACAAAAAAGGCTCTGGCAAAACTCCCAAACAGGTCATTCTGAAGGAGGCCAAGGAAGTGGCCATCTGCCAGTGTGGCCAAACTGGCAATGCCCCTTATTGCGACGGATCCCACAAAAAATGATCTTTTTTTCAACATCACAACTCGTTCAAGGTGATAACACATGAAAAAGACCCTTCTCTTTCTGGCCTTGGCCGCCACTCTTGGCACAACCACCGCCATCGCCCATGCGGACGATGATGAAGGCCATCCGGCCATCTCGCATCGCCATGGCATTTACACCATTGCGGGCGGCCACATGAAGGCGATCAAATCCATCCTGATTGCAGGGTTCGACGCCCCCAAGGACGTCTCCTTTCACGCTCAGGGGATCGCCGACGCCTTCAGTCACATGGGCGACTCCTATCCGCCCGGATCCGACAGGGGGAAGACCAAGGCCAAGCCGGAGATCTGGACCCAAGGTGACAAGGTGAAAGAGCTTGGCAAGAATGCCATCGATGCCGCAACCGAGCTGGCCAAGGTCAGCGTCGCTGGCGACAAGGAGACCACCATGGCTGCCTTTAAAAAGTTGGGTGGCGCCTGCAAGGCGTGCCACGACGACTTCAAGAAGAAATAGCCCGGTCAGGAACACTCTTCAGTGGCACCCCTCTCTCCCGGGAGAGGGGTTGCCTCGGGATGACAGGCATGCCCCACCCCCCTCCTTCCATACCCACCTGGGATCTTCCCACCCGAATGTTTCACTGGATTCTGGTGCTTCTGGTCCTGGATGCCCTGATTTCCCATACATTTGGCGGCATCCGCATGCTCTGGCACTTCTGGAACGGTTACGCCATCCTGACTCTGCTTGTTTTCCGGTTCATTTGGGGATTCGTCGGTTCTTCGACAGCGCGTTTCGGCTCATTCCTGGCTGGTTGGACGGCCATACGCCACTATCTCGGCGCGTTGCGGCAGGGGGAGACCCCGCATCATCTGGGGCACAACCCGATTGGCGGCTGGTCTGTCATGGCCATGCTGGCTCTTCTGGCGGTGCAGGGAACCAGCGGACTCTTCGCCACGGATGAGATCGTGGCGAGCGGTCCCCTGCATGGCCTCGTGGATGCTGACACAGCGGACAGACTCACCACCCTGCACAGCCTGTGGTTCTGGCTGTTG
It encodes:
- a CDS encoding CDGSH iron-sulfur domain-containing protein, whose product is MAGPKMVKLPAGEHWLCTCGKSASGHLCDGAHKKGSGKTPKQVILKEAKEVAICQCGQTGNAPYCDGSHKK
- a CDS encoding cytochrome c, whose translation is MKKTLLFLALAATLGTTTAIAHADDDEGHPAISHRHGIYTIAGGHMKAIKSILIAGFDAPKDVSFHAQGIADAFSHMGDSYPPGSDRGKTKAKPEIWTQGDKVKELGKNAIDAATELAKVSVAGDKETTMAAFKKLGGACKACHDDFKKK
- a CDS encoding cytochrome b/b6 domain-containing protein, with amino-acid sequence MPHPPPSIPTWDLPTRMFHWILVLLVLDALISHTFGGIRMLWHFWNGYAILTLLVFRFIWGFVGSSTARFGSFLAGWTAIRHYLGALRQGETPHHLGHNPIGGWSVMAMLALLAVQGTSGLFATDEIVASGPLHGLVDADTADRLTTLHSLWFWLLVGMMALHVGAVFFHLIIKKDNLILPMLTGHKRPDQAPPDASARMQSPWLALPVLGVSILLVWFGIQVWRW